The genomic DNA CCCCTGCTGGGTCCCCACCAGGACGATGTTGCGGAAGTTGTATCCGCGGCGGCGTATGAATTTCAGGCTGATGCGGGTGGCGAGTTGCACCCCTCCGAGGATCAGGTAGGAGAAGAGTATCGTGAGGCCGAAGAGACTCCTGCTGAAGTCGCGCGGTTGCAGCAGGAAAATAAGAGAGGAGGTGATCACCGCACCTGCGGCATGCACCTTCCCCAGATCCAGGAGAAGCCGTGGCATGGTCGACATGCGCTGAGAGCTGAAAAAGCCGAAGTAGTGAAGCAGTACGAGCCAGACGGGCAGAATGACCAGCAGCACCCAGAGGTAATCGTACACGTCGAGCACCCCACTCTGCAGCGAGCGCAGCCGGTATGCGAGGAAGAACGCGCACACGAGGGAGCAGAGGTTGACGACCACATGGAGACTATTTATCAGCTTCTCTTGCTCTTTCAGCATCTTTTCTTCCCTCCAGCCATTACACACCAGATCAAAAGACGTGCGCTGATTTCGCCGCGGGAGTCTCTGCTAGCCTGCCAGCGCCATTTCGTAGCCTTCCAGAGTTCGTTCGACGGCTTTATCCCACACCAGATTGCGGGAAATGTGGTTCATCAGTCCGCTGCAGGCCGGAGCCTCATAGGCGGCCTTTATTGCGGCGCTAATGGAATCAACCGAATCGGGTTCGCAGTAGAATGCGCGGTCGCCGAAATATTCCCGCGTGTCCCCCTTGTCGGTAATGACGAGATTGCAGCCCATTGCGCCCGCTTCCAGCGAGGAAAGTCCGGTCGTCTCCATCCAGCTAGGCAGGACATGCACCCGTGCCGCCCGGTAGAACCGGGGCAGGCGGCTGTGCTCCACCTCCCCCAGGATATGGACGTTCGCTCCCGCCTCTTTCCTGACCTGCTCCACGTAATACGCATGGTTGGGGGCCGGCTTGCCGATAAGGACCAGCTGCCACGGCAGCTGCTTCATCGCCCGCACCAGGTTCAGCTGGTTCTTCAACTCCTCTATTCTCGCCACGCATAGAACGCATCCCCGGTACTTCACCATGTCGGCGGGAACCAGCGTTGCCGGCCCTGGAGCGAATAGTTCCCTGTCCACTGCGTTCGGCACGATGATATGCTTCTTGGCCGATGCTGCCGGAAAATCCTCGATCACTCGGGCTCTTTCCGAGGATGAGTTGGGGAGGAGGACGTCGGTCATGGCCAGTATCTGCCGCTGCAGCGACCGGTAGCCCCGCAGGAGAAGCGTAGCCGTCCCCTTGTTCATCTCGCCGTTCCTTACCGCGCGGGCGGCAACTTTCAGGTATTCCATCTGCCCCGGTGCAAGCACCTTCATCAGCAGACCTCCAAGTCCCCGTCGCGCCTTCTTTTCGTACTCGGCGTACGAGACGTAGATGGTGGAGAGCACCGCTTTCTTCCCCTGCCTTTTTGCGTTGAGCGCCTGGAGGTAGACCTCCTGGGGGCGGGTGAGATTGAACAGGTGTACGACGTCGTATCGGGAGACATCGGGCTCCAGCTCCGTGGAAATGTCCACCCCGACTCCCGAACGCTCAAGGTATTCCCGCGTCTTCAGGATCTGGATGGTATCCCCTCCGGGTACGGAGAAAAGCGTCTTGCGTGACTGGAACAGTACCTTCATGGCTGCACCCCGTTTAGTGGTTCTACCAGCAGGCCGCCTGCCGGATTTCGGCGGAAAGAATTTCCGCGAAGAGAACGCCGACATCCAGGGCCCAGGAATCCCAGTTCAGGCGTCTTTCGAAGAGGTCGCGGCTCGACCGGCGAAGGGCTTCGTACCGATCGCGGCTGCCGTACAGGTCCATGATCGCGTCTGCATACCTGTCTCCTCGGGCTGTGAAGGGGAGCATGACGCCATTTTTGTTATTGCAGACAAGGCTGGAAATGCCGCCGGTGTCGGTTGTGACCACCGGCACGCCGAAGCCGTTCGCTTCGCAGATGACTACGGGGGTACAGTCGTACCGGGTCGGCAGCAGGAGAAAGTCGGTTTCACGGAAGAGATCGACCAGCGCTTTCATCTGCTCCGGGTCATCTTTGCTCAGGAAGGGAATCACCCTCATCCTGTCGTGAGAGACTCCGGCCGGAGGGGTGCAGCCACAAACCGTGAGCTCGGCATCGACCCCCCGCTCGACTAGACGCGCCACCGTTTCCAGTGCGATCTCCCCCCCTTTCCTGTGCCAGTCCACCGCCAGGAAGAGCAGGCGTAACCTGTCGGATCTCCCGCGATTCTGGAGATCGTCTCGTGGCGGGATCGACTCCAGGTTGGCGCCGAATGGAACCACTCTGACCTTTTCCCGAGGGATTCCGTAATCTTCCACCGCTGACCGCGCCGCCCACTCGGAGGAGAAGAGCGCCATGCGGGAGCGGTGCAGCGCCGCCTGCTCGATCGCGTTCCCCTGCCGGGCCGACACGCCCAGGAGCCCGGAGAATTCCGGGTAATAATTGCGGAGCAGGGCGAAGGTCGCATCGGAGGCGTAGACGATGGGGATGCGGGTGTCGAGAAAGGCCAGTGCGGAGGATGCCGCCGGCGCGAAGATCAGGTCGAAGTCCTTCCCCTGGAGGCGGCTCTCGAAGAACCGGGCGCACCTTCTCGCATAGGCTTCGACGTGGGAATAGTCGTAGCGCTTCCCGATGACCCGGACGGCGCGGTTCAGAAGCTTTCCTCCCAACTGCCCGACCTTCGCGGGCCCCAGGGGGGTCACGCTCCCGCAATGTTCCCGGAGCGCGCGGTACATGGAATACGTCGTTCCCGACCATGTCTTCTTGCTCAGCGGGTCCTGGGGTGAGAGAAACGCTATCCTGAGTCGATCCATGCCGATCATGTTCTTCTCCGAACGCTATCCTGAAAATGTTGCAAGGAGGGACATTACGCCCCGCTTGACGCGGCGGGGCAATGCCGTGAGCGCGGGGTGGAAAGGCGCGGAGCTTTGCTCCTTGGCGAGGAGGTACTGCTTCGGGTGTACCAGGGAGAGCTGGTTGTTTCTCGTCAGTTCCAGCTTCCGGCGCAGGCCGGGGTACCGGTCGAGGAGGTCGCGCCGGACGAACATCAGGATGTTCTGGGCGTACCACCATTCCACCCTGTCGTTATGCCAGACCTCGCTTCTGATGCAGTCAATGACCGCATATCCCCTTTCTGCGAAGAAGGCTGTCCAGTATTCGGGCCACTGCTCGTTCACGTGATGCGTGCCCCCCTGCCCCGGAATGGCCGCGGAGAAGAGAACCACAGGTCCCAGCGCGGCGAGGGCATCCACGAACGCACCGGCCCGCTCGGAGGGGATATGCTCCGCGACTTCCAGCGACATGACCAGATCGAATTCCCTGCCGGCAGGAAGGGGCCTGCCGAGGTCGGCCGAAGTGAAACGCTCGGCCGGGATGAGCAGCATGTCCCGGTCTACCCACGGTCCGTCCACACCATGTATATCTTCTATGGAGTGATCCCGGAAAACCGACAGCCACGCTCCGGTCCCGCAGCCGACATCTATCACGCTTTTCGGTCCGACCAGGTCGATGACCAGCGGAACGATTTCCCGTGCCGACATCCGGGACCTTTCCCGCTGGTGAACGTAAAATCGACGGTTATAGCGATTCATGTAAACCTCACTGCCGCCGAGGCGGCGGTTGGTGGAATCCGGCGGGGTTTGCCGGTGGGAATGAACGATCCCAGGGCTGCTGCCGCCAGGCGGCGCGCCTGCTGCCAGTAAGCGGCTTCCGGGGAGCTTGCTGCGTTACCCCGCCTGGCAAAGACGCTGGATAAACCGATCCACCCGATTGCGAAACAGGAGCGCAGAAGGTATGCCGCCGCAACGGTGGCCAGACCCGCGGGGGAGAAGTGCTTCCGGTAATAGGTGAACTGGCTTTCCAGGTGGTAGGCCTTCATGGGGGTGGAGGTTTTGCCGACGCTGCCGCCGAAGGCATGCACCACTTCCGCCTGCGGCACATAGTAGCGGTCCCAGCCGCGAACCTTCATCCTCAGGCACCAGTCCGTCTCCTCCATGTAGAGGAAGTACCGCTCGTCGAGCATGCCTACCTCCGCCACCGCTTCCGTACGCACCATCAGGCAGGCTCCGGAAGGCCAGTCGACCTGCAGTGGCTCCCGTATCTTCCTGTCGGGTACGACGTTGGAGCGTTTCACCCCCTTCAGCCACTTTGACGGAAGTAGCCGGTACAGCGGAAAGAGGGCTGCCAGCGTGCGTGGAACAGCGGGGAAGTGCCCGTAAGACTGCTGCGGGTCGCCGCCGGGGTAGAGCAGCCTGCCGCCGCATGCGCCGGCACGGGGCGTTCGTTCCATGAATTCGATCATCGCCGGGAGAGCGTCCGGTGAGCTGATGAAGGCATCATTGTTCAGGAGGAGGATGTACTTGGCGCCCCATGCGCGTGCGTACCTGATACCGATGTTGTTTCCCCCTGCGAAACCGAGGTTCGCCCCCGTCTCGATCACTGCAAGGCTTCCCGTGCCGGCGGCGTTCAATGCTCGTTCCCCCAGGGGTGAGCCCCCCTGCTCGGCAGTCTCCCTGTCGTATGAAACGAGAGTGACTGGTGCCGTCTTCCGCCCGGGTGCAGCCCATTCCCGTATCCGCGTCACCGAATCGTTCCGTGAGCCGTTGTCGACGACGATAGTCCGGCAGCAGGGGATGGGTACCCGCAAGATCGATTCGAGGCAGGTGAGAGTATCTTCCCACCCGTTCCAGTTCACTATGACGATAGCCACTCTGGGATTCATAGGTGTACCGCACTATTTATTAAATTTTGTAAATTAGAATACCACCGGCAGGAGGGTTTGCAAGGCGATAATGAAATTTTTTTCATTACGCAGGTGTGAGGGTGCAGTGGGATTGTGGAGTTTCAGTTCGCCCGGAGAACCGATCCCTTTTCGTGCAGCAGCGACTCCGCATGCCCCAGAAGCATCCCCAGGAGAAGGGTGCCGGGGAATATCCATCCCTTGTTGAAGAGCCCCGAGATGACGAGGGTCGCCTGCAGCATGAAGAGCGTGAGCGCAATGATGAGGTAGCCGCATGCCCGTGCCTGCCGCGGTTGAAGGCGCAGGATGGCCGCACCCCGCCGGATTGAGAGGAACATGTAGGCAAGGTAGGCGGCTACGCCTGCCAAACCGGCCTTGACCAGCAGGTAGAGGTAACCGTTGTGGAGGATCGGAATGGAATCGAATTCCTCCTCCATCAGGACCATGGTGAGCCCCAGGTCGATACCGGTCCCGAAACCTTTGCCGACCAGATGCGTCCACGCACCCCCCTCCGCATACGTCTGGAGCGCCCTGTAGCTTTCGAATCCGCGCCAGTTCCGGTGTATGTCCGAGTCATCCTCGTAGTCGGCTACCCGAAGCTCGGCCAGCGAGTTCGTGATTTTTTCGGAGAAGGTCGCTTCGCTGCCGGGCTCGGCCCTCTCATCGCTCAGGGGGGAGGCCATTAGGGCTATGAGTATCGCCCCTGCGACAGCCGCTGCTTTCATCATCTGCTTCAGATACGACAGCCCGACGAGCACAAGCAGGAACGTAAGGAGAGCGATCCAGAGGGTTCTGGAAAAGGCGAGGGTGACCGAGGCGAGGCAGAGCCCACCGCAGAGCCACGATGGAATCCTGTTCTGCACTAGGCCCAGGCCGTAGCGCCAATCGGCAAGCAGAACTCCGAGTCCGAGAGCCGGGAGCAGGTAGCCTACGCCTGCCTCAGTCCGTATTTCGATTACCGAACTGCTGAGGAGCATCGGGTCGACGGCGAACCGGCAAAGATGGATGAAGGCGACGACGACGCCAGCGGCAAGAAATATGCGGAGGATGCCGGTGAGGCCCTCCATCTTCCGCGCCGCGAGAAAGGCAACCCACAGGGTCATGGCGGCGTTCCCCACGTACCAGAGGTCCTTCGCCACGTCGCGGGCCGCATTCCCCGGAGCGTCCAGCAGGCCCGCCAGCAGGAGGAGCAGGAACGGCATCATTCCCGGAAAACGATGTAGTTCTCCCTCTCCGAAGGGGTCTGCGATCAGGAGGAGGAAGAGAAGGAGCATTACGGCGGAGATGATCTCCGCAGGCAGAAAGCAGGAGCCGATCAGGAGCGACAGCAGGAGTAGCTCCGGCATCCGGGTGGGGACGACCCTGCAGCACTGCACGGGCTCCAGCGCCGGTTGCGTTCCGGTGGCCGGTGTCATCGCCGCTCCGGTTTCCGGGCGACCATCAGATACTCCCCTTCCAGGAACTCGGAGAGCGCACCGAGAGTCAGCCTGTTCAGCAGCACCCGCTTCCCTTTCCCGAGAAGCTCCAGATTCGATATCGTCCGAAGCACATCCAGGCCGTTTTGCTCGAACAGGTCGAGCATGTCCCGCTTGCAGAAGAACCGGAGGTGGGTCCTGTCCATGATCCCCGCACTGTCGTATCGGAAGTTACCCTTCAGAACGATCTTCAGGACCGTCTTTATCTCCCGCACGTTGGGAATGCTCGCGATGAGGCAACCTCCGGGCTTCAGCCAGGCCGCGAGCCTGCGGACCATCCTCCACGGGTCTACCAGGTGTTCCAGCACATCACCGCAAAGGATCACGTCGAAGTAATCCTCCCGGAAGGGGAGATCCAGCCTCTCCACATCGCCGATGATGAACTGGTCCATGTCCGGGTGGCGCTGGCAGCTCTTCTCCAGGGGAACCAGCTCCACCCCCACTATCTCGTCCGCAAGCCCAAGCGCCTTTGCCTGAAGAAGGGTTACGCCTGTCCCTGCGCCGATTTCCAGGATCTTCTTCTTGTCTCCGGGAGGGATAACCCCCAGCATGTCCATCCGGCAGTGGGTAAAGTAATCCTCTTTTTTCATGTCATACATGGGAAACCACCTCGTTTGCCCGGCATTCGGTCTCAATGTTTCCAGGTTCGTTGCCCGGGTCCTTCCCGGAGCTGAGTCGCGGAATTAGGCGGATGCAAAGCAGGGCATGGATTGAACAACAACATGCCAGGAGCACGAATTTGGGCAGGAGGCCATTAAGCATGCCTGCTCCGGCCCAGGCCGAAAGGAGGAAGAGAGCGCACCATACTGCGAGATTGGCGATGGAAGCGGCATGGACTGCATGGCCTGGAAGGATGCGCCTGCAGATCTGCAGTAGAATGATTGTGTCGGCGGCTGCACGGATCAGCCACGCCAGGGCGGCTCCCGTAATGCCCAGGTATGTCACGCTGCCCCAGAGGAGGATGAGGTAGAAGGGAAGCTCCGCCAGATGCAGTTTAGCGGTGATGTCGGGTCGCCCCCATGCCTGTATCGCCGCATATGGAGCCTGGGCCACTCCGTTCAGCAGGATGCCGAGTGCGAGCAGCTGCACCGCGGCGGTGCTTTTCGCTGCGAATTCCCCCCCGAGCCAGAAATCAAGGGCCGGCTCGGCGAAGAGCAGCAGCATGATCGCCGGGGGAGTCATGATCGCTATCAGATACGCCACCGAGCGCTGGTAAAGGTGGGCGAACCTCCGGTGATCAACGGCGGCATAACCTGCCAGGCTCGGAAAGATGACTCCCAGAAGGCTCGCCGGCAGTATCAGCTGTTTCGTCACCACATCGTAGGGTGTGGAGTAGTAGGCAACGGCACTCATGGTAAGCAGGCCGCCCACGATGAAACGGTCCAGGTAGGTCATCAGGGGTCCCACGACAGAGGAGACGGTGAGCCAGCTTCCGTAGCCGGCCAGCTGAACGAAGGAGCGAGCCTGAGGCCTGGTGGGCCGTCCCATTGCCGGCAGTGCCCACCGGCATGCAAGGAACGTCGCCATCAGGTCAAGGGCTCGCATGAGTAGCAGGGCCGCTGCAATGTGCGCGAGGCTGTGGGAGAACTTGAGGACGACGACGGGAGCTACGATGGTTCCCACACCGACGGGTATCTTGATGGCGTTCATGATGCCGAAGCGCCGGTGCGCCTCCAGGATTCCACGGGCGCCGGTGGAGGCGAGGAGAAGAGGGATCGACAGGGCGAGTATGTTGAAAGCGGCAACGGTTTCCCCCCGCAGTGGGAGGGGGATATGAAGGAGGTGTTCCACGAGGGCCGGGTTGAGGAGGGCCAGGGCACCCCCCCCCAGCAGGCCGAAGGAGGTGAGGGTGGCCAGGGAGGTCCAGGCCGTTACCCGCAACTGCTCCGTTTCCCGCTGAGCAAGCTGCTCCGCGACCAGTTTAGTGGTTGCCCGGCCTATGCCCAGGTCGAACAGCCCGAAATACCCGATAACTATCCAGATGAGGGAGAGCACGCCGAAACGTTCGGTCCCCAGCTCCCTGATCAGGTGCGGCACCGCCACTACAGCGGCCATCAGGGGCAGAATGCTGCCGAGGAGATTCAGGAGCGTGTTCCGTGCCAGCATCGGGGAGCGATATTTTTCGGCAGATTTCGATTCCATGGTGGTCCGATTGAGTCAGTTTTAGTTCGTGATGGTCTCGCGCCGCCGAAATGTCGCATACCGCTTCAGCGTCTCCAGCCGTGCGCGGGCTGCAGGATCTTTCACCATGCGCTCACGCGATTCCATGAGAAAGCTGGCCAGGATGCCGGCGAATGCGCCGGCAAGTGCCGCGGCGGCAACGGTCTTTGCTCTTTTGGGTCGGGCTCTCTTTTCGGGCTCAAGTGCCTTGTCGATTACCTGTATGGGTGCGCCCGACCTGGACTCGTCCATCTTCGCCACCTCGTACTGCTTGGCGAGAAGCTCGAATAGGGTCTCGGAGTATTTCAGGTCCCGCATCTTCCTGATGTAGCCCGTTCCCGCAGCCGGCACGTTTCCCGAGGAGAGGAGCACCGCATGGTTTCCACCCGCCTTCCCCTCCAGCCTTCCCAGTTGTTCCTTCATCCCCCTGAGCTCTTCCTCGGTCTTCTGCAGGTCGGGGTTCTGGGGCATCGAGTATGTTTTGAGCACCTTCAGCTGGACCTGCTTCGAGGCGATTTCCGCCCGCAGCTTTGCGACGGCCTCGATGATCGCCTTCGCCTGTTCCTTCATCTCGATGGCGCCGGTCTGTTCCTGAAAGCCCTTCATGGCTTCTTCCGACCTGACCATCGCCTCCTTGGCATCCTTCAGTTTCTCCTCGAAGAAGAGCCGCCGCTGGGAAGCCTCGGTGAGTGCAAGCTCCTGGTTGAGATGTTTCAGCTCCTCCACGAAAGCGTTCGCCATGCGTGCAGCCCGTTTCGGGTCCCTGTCCTCCACGCCTATGGTGATTACGCCGCTCTTGCGTTCACCGGCCACCTGCAGCGAAGCCTGGAGCCGCTTGCGGGCGTCCTCCCGGTAAGCCACCTCGTAGACCTCAACCAACTGGAACCGGTCCACAATACGGTCCAGGACGGTGCGGCTCTGAAGCAGGCCCACGTACAGGTCGTTCATGCTCTTTTTACCGAGAAGCGCGCCGGAGAGGGCTCCGCCCCCGAGCTGGCTCAGAAGCTGTGCCGATGCAGCCGAATTGTCGGTGTCGGGTGGAAGTATTCGCGTTTTCGCCACGTAAACGGGGGGCAATAGAAAGACCACCAGCGCGGCAGCGGCGGTAATGGAAAGGGCAACCCCTGCAACGAGACGTTTCCATTTGAAGACGACAATCAGGTAGTCGAGCAGAGTAGGTTTTTCGGACAAGACAATCCTCCGTTTTTTTCTGCGGTTTCGCCCAGATCTATATTTCAGGCGGTCTTTGAAAAATCTCGCGTAGCATGGGTTGCTCACACAGCCAGACCGTAGCAACGCACAGAGGTGGCGGCGCCAGATTCGCGATGATTCCGTCGTCGGCGACGAAGAAGGCCCGCAGGCGTAGCAGCGCTACGTCGAGGAGCCTGAGGAGAAGCCGGCGGCGGAAGGGCGCGAATACGGCGTCGCCTTGTCAAAAGAGCGCGATTACCACGCCTGTGGCCACCGCAATCTGAAACAGTATCTGGGTGATGTCCTTCACGTTGCGCATCCAGGCAACACGTTCGATCTTTTCCGGGACCACTATGGTGTCGCCGGAACCGACCCCGTTCCCCGGCCTGAAGAAGCTGCCGCACGCCTTGACCGCGGTGCCGTCGGCCTGCAGGATGTAGACGTTGTCTTCGTCGGCATTGGGTGCATATCCTCCGGCAAGATCTATGTAGTGCCGATAGCCCTCAGCAGGGTCGTGAACGAAGGCGCTCTGGTTGAATACCGAACCTATGACCTGTACGGTATTGGGATCTGCGGGAATGAAGATCGCGTCACCCTGTTCCAGTTCGATATCGTGGGAGGTTCCCCGGATGAGCGCCGGCTCCCTCATGTTCAGCGCGATCCTCCCCTTGGCCCTGGCAGACTTGAGCTGGTTCACAAAATGCCGCTTCTGCTCCATCTCGATCTGGACCATACGCGCCTCGTCCGGGGAGGAGGCGGTTGCGGCCTGTGCTGTCCCTGCCGAAATCAAGTCCCGCTCCAGTCGCTCGACCATTTCGTCTATCTGCTTCTGCTGAAGCTCCCGGACCTTCTCCCGGGTGAACACCGCTCCCCGCACATGGGCCCGCTCGGTGAATCCGCCGGCACGCTCCAGAACGGAGGAGAGCCGCTCCCCTTTCTTCAGTGTATAGGTCCCGGGGAACCTCACCTCGCCGCCTATGGTTACGGTGCGGTTGCCGCTCCATTCCGGGATCGGCCGCACGAAGAGCGTGTCGTCCCTCTGAAGGAGCAGGTTGCTCTCTTTCTCACCCTTGGCGGCCCGGTCCAGATCTATCACCAGAAGGTCCGTCCTTGGCCCATCCTGTGTTACCGTGACCCTCGCCAGCTCCGCCTGCTTGGAGGCGAAGTAGCGAAGTCCCCCGGCCAGTGCGATGACATCCTGGACCCTTGTCGTTTCAGGGTTCACCGCATATTCGCCCGGATATGCCACCGCGCCGGAGACGTTGATGGTGTGCGGAGCGTCCACGACGGGGAAGATACGCGCCATGTCCCCGTCCTGCAGGAGGAAATTCTTCTCCCTGCTGGTCTCGATGTCGATGAGATCCCCTTCGAACAGGGTCCTGAACTGTCGATCCTGCACCCGCTGCATCTGGACGCGCCCCTTGAAAGCGTTTCCGGTGAGGCCTCCGGCCATCCGGATCAGATCGAGGAGCCTGGTTTCCCCCTTCAGCTCGTAGATAGCGGGCGTTTTCACATTGCCTGCGATGCCGACGAGGGGGCCGATGGGCGGGATGAAGATCACGTCCTCGGGCATGAGCCTGATGTCCCGGGTTTTGTCCCCGTTCAGCAGAAAGTCGTAGAGGTCGAAGGTGACGACCGTCTGACCGTTCCGCTTCACCTGGATGTTCCGCATGGAGCCGGTCCGGGAGGGGCCGCCCCCTTCCAGGAGGCCGTTGATGATGGTGGAGAGGGAAGAGACGGTGTAGGCGCCGGGGCGCTCGGCTTTGCCGACCAGATAGATCCGCATGCTCCGGAGCGATCCCATGCTCACGTTCATCTCGAAGCCGGTGTAGTACTTGGAGAACTTTTTGTGCAGGACCTCCTTCAGTTCCCTGAAGGTGAGGCCGGTAACACCGAAAACTCCCGCCTTCGGAAGGCTGATATTGCCGTCGTTATCCACCACGACGTTCCAGCTCCCTTCGATCTTCCCCCATATCTCGATCTTGATGGCGTCGCCCGGACCGATCACATAGTCCGGCCCAACGGGTACATGCTGGCCTGGGGCGAAAGAAGAGGGTGCCTTGTCGAAGAGATCGTATCCGAACTGCTTCAGGGCGTCAGGCGCGGCTGACGGGGATTTCCTGTGGTCTTCGGCTGCCGGTTTTTCTTCTGCTCCGGGAGCTTGAACGGCGGCTGGTTTCATCTGGGGAGAAGCCGGCTGCTGGATCGAGGAGGGCAAGCGGTCCGGCCTGTGCTGAGACGCCTCCGGCTGCTGCGCCGGTCCTCCAAACGGTAGAGGCGCTTCCTGCCCGCGGACGGGTATCGAGAAGGTTGCAAGGAGGACGAGGGATACGAGGAAATACCACAAGCACTTCTGTTTCATGTGACCTCTTTCGACTACGATCCGTCCCCCCCCGGCTGACCGGGGCCTCCATCGGACGGACCAGCACTGCAGTCAATTCATTAAATGTGAAGATAAACTATCGCCAGGTGGGTTTTAACTATACTACGCTAATTATAAAAATCTAGTATAGCGCGAAAAATTTATCCAGGGAGGGGGGAAGGCTTGTAGCGGGTCAGGTTGGTGTTGGGCGGCTGCCCTGATCGAAGCAGCCGCCCGGATGTATGTGAAGATTAATTTACCAGCTTCCTAACGGGCAGATCCCCTGGTATGCCGAAACCAGGTACTACCGCGGCACTAGTCATATTCCGGGGCGTCCAGAGTATGGCGATCTCCCCATTGGTACCGGCTACCTGTCCGGAGGCGTTTATGGCTGCTGCTGTTGTGCTCCCCCCGAAAAGGGATGGAAGATACGACATCGTTCCCTCTTTCCAGATGAAAGCACGCAAGGGCGCAGTCGTACGGGGAATGAAGAGATCGCCGACGATGGTGCCACTGTTGTTCATGTCCTCAGTTGTGCTGGCTGTATAATTGTCGAGGGTGCCGAGATAGGTCGTAATACCATTCTGCCATTGATATGCATATGGACCTCCCGGATCAGCGTAGTTGCCCGCGGTCTGCCCGAGTGCGTTAAATGCCGTGGGACAATTGGCGTCACCCCCTGGTCGGTCAGCAGCGTCGTAAGTGTCGATCCACAGGCCGTTTTTCAGCACGTAGCCGTGCCTCACGCGGGGGAAGGGTTGATGGCCGCATCCTGCGACGTCTCCCTGCTCGTTGATTAAAACATCGATCCAGTATCCCCAAGCATCGGAGTTGAAGAAGTTGGGCACATAGCCCAGGTCGGTAATCCGATTGTTCTGCCAGAGGAAGATGCGGCTCCCGCCGGTGCTGGTGCTGGTGCTGATGCCTGCTATCCGGCCTGAGTTGTTGATGTCGTAGGCGCTGCTGACACTGTGTCCTGCGAGCGTGCCCAAGTCTGCCATTACTCCGTTCTTCCAGAGGAAAGCGTGTTTCACGCCGGCGGCAGTCTCACTCTCTCCGACCACTTCTCCCGAGTCGTTCAAGGCGCGGGCCGAAGCCGTGCGGCCGCCGAGTGTTCCCAGATCGGTCAATACGCCGTTGTCCCAGATATAGGAGCGCCCTTCCTGAGTACCGATTACCTGGTCGGCGTTGTTTATCGCG from Geobacter sp. DSM 9736 includes the following:
- a CDS encoding GumC family protein, with the translated sequence MSEKPTLLDYLIVVFKWKRLVAGVALSITAAAALVVFLLPPVYVAKTRILPPDTDNSAASAQLLSQLGGGALSGALLGKKSMNDLYVGLLQSRTVLDRIVDRFQLVEVYEVAYREDARKRLQASLQVAGERKSGVITIGVEDRDPKRAARMANAFVEELKHLNQELALTEASQRRLFFEEKLKDAKEAMVRSEEAMKGFQEQTGAIEMKEQAKAIIEAVAKLRAEIASKQVQLKVLKTYSMPQNPDLQKTEEELRGMKEQLGRLEGKAGGNHAVLLSSGNVPAAGTGYIRKMRDLKYSETLFELLAKQYEVAKMDESRSGAPIQVIDKALEPEKRARPKRAKTVAAAALAGAFAGILASFLMESRERMVKDPAARARLETLKRYATFRRRETITN
- a CDS encoding SLBB domain-containing protein; translated protein: MKQKCLWYFLVSLVLLATFSIPVRGQEAPLPFGGPAQQPEASQHRPDRLPSSIQQPASPQMKPAAVQAPGAEEKPAAEDHRKSPSAAPDALKQFGYDLFDKAPSSFAPGQHVPVGPDYVIGPGDAIKIEIWGKIEGSWNVVVDNDGNISLPKAGVFGVTGLTFRELKEVLHKKFSKYYTGFEMNVSMGSLRSMRIYLVGKAERPGAYTVSSLSTIINGLLEGGGPSRTGSMRNIQVKRNGQTVVTFDLYDFLLNGDKTRDIRLMPEDVIFIPPIGPLVGIAGNVKTPAIYELKGETRLLDLIRMAGGLTGNAFKGRVQMQRVQDRQFRTLFEGDLIDIETSREKNFLLQDGDMARIFPVVDAPHTINVSGAVAYPGEYAVNPETTRVQDVIALAGGLRYFASKQAELARVTVTQDGPRTDLLVIDLDRAAKGEKESNLLLQRDDTLFVRPIPEWSGNRTVTIGGEVRFPGTYTLKKGERLSSVLERAGGFTERAHVRGAVFTREKVRELQQKQIDEMVERLERDLISAGTAQAATASSPDEARMVQIEMEQKRHFVNQLKSARAKGRIALNMREPALIRGTSHDIELEQGDAIFIPADPNTVQVIGSVFNQSAFVHDPAEGYRHYIDLAGGYAPNADEDNVYILQADGTAVKACGSFFRPGNGVGSGDTIVVPEKIERVAWMRNVKDITQILFQIAVATGVVIALF